A section of the Virgibacillus sp. NKC19-3 genome encodes:
- a CDS encoding DUF3397 domain-containing protein yields the protein MGNIIIYFIAFFITFPFLATMIIYKISLKLYGHPWKAIHISVSWTTVFYMVAVLILVSNIFDREFSGILLILLLSMLAGIIFLQWKMRTEIILTKALKILWRLCFLLFSFSYICFVLIGIVQRIIV from the coding sequence ATGGGGAATATTATTATTTATTTCATTGCTTTTTTTATTACCTTTCCCTTTCTAGCGACGATGATTATATATAAAATATCCTTAAAATTATATGGTCATCCATGGAAGGCGATCCATATTTCCGTTAGTTGGACAACAGTTTTCTATATGGTAGCTGTTCTGATACTTGTATCTAACATCTTTGACCGGGAATTTTCTGGCATTTTGCTCATATTGCTTTTAAGTATGCTTGCCGGCATTATCTTTCTACAATGGAAAATGAGAACAGAGATAATACTGACCAAAGCTCTGAAAATCCTTTGGCGGTTGTGTTTTTTACTCTTCTCGTTTTCCTACATTTGTTTTGTGTTGATAGGGATAGTGCAACGGATTATTGTATAG
- a CDS encoding RsfA family transcriptional regulator, giving the protein MNATRQDAWTKDEDIILAETVLRYIRDGKTQLEAFKEVAEQLSRTSAACGFRWNATIRKHYQDRVQLAKEERKQNGRKDIWSFTESNTQERDTIETAIGLLEKIKSNYPDENNIIQQEQGKIINQLKEENEQLKQQLLRYDSAWGEIGKLWGWVKKNHKE; this is encoded by the coding sequence ATGAACGCAACCCGTCAGGATGCTTGGACAAAAGATGAGGATATTATTTTAGCTGAAACTGTATTGCGCTATATCCGGGATGGTAAAACGCAGCTGGAAGCGTTTAAAGAAGTGGCAGAACAACTATCACGTACATCAGCTGCATGTGGATTCAGATGGAATGCAACTATTCGCAAACATTATCAGGACCGTGTTCAACTAGCGAAAGAAGAAAGAAAACAAAATGGTAGGAAAGATATCTGGAGTTTCACAGAATCAAACACACAAGAAAGAGATACGATAGAAACAGCTATTGGATTATTGGAAAAAATAAAATCAAATTACCCGGATGAAAATAACATAATCCAACAAGAGCAAGGAAAAATAATAAATCAATTAAAAGAGGAGAACGAACAGCTAAAACAGCAACTTCTGCGTTATGATAGTGCTTGGGGGGAGATAGGAAAATTATGGGGATGGGTGAAGAAGAACCATAAAGAATGA
- the rsmH gene encoding 16S rRNA (cytosine(1402)-N(4))-methyltransferase RsmH: MFEHYSVLRDESIKGLDIDPSGTYVDCTLGGGGHAEQIASQLDESGLLLAFDQDLEALEAAKKRLEPYQNRIVFIHANFRCLQEQLDRHHISHVDGILFDLGVSSPQLDERIRGFSYQYDAKLDMRMNQVQDLTAFEIVNYWSYNDLVSIFFKYGEEKFSKQIARKIEAYRKTEQIHTTYQLVEIIKDGIPAPARRKGGHPAKRIFQALRIAVNDELNAFNDALHQAAKAIDIHGRIVVITFHSLEDRLCKQAFKKWSTPKEMPRNLPVIPKGHEPPFKQITRKPIEASHTELETNRRSRSAKLRISEKVKEWNEEFTYGEGWTK, from the coding sequence ATGTTTGAACATTATAGTGTATTAAGAGATGAATCGATAAAAGGGCTGGATATTGATCCAAGTGGTACATATGTAGATTGCACATTAGGTGGCGGCGGTCATGCTGAACAAATTGCTTCTCAATTGGATGAGAGTGGTTTACTGCTTGCATTTGATCAGGATTTGGAGGCATTAGAGGCTGCCAAGAAAAGATTAGAACCATATCAAAATCGAATTGTTTTTATCCACGCTAATTTTCGATGTTTGCAAGAGCAATTGGACAGGCACCATATTAGTCATGTGGATGGAATATTATTTGATCTTGGTGTATCTTCACCACAATTGGATGAACGTATAAGAGGCTTTAGTTATCAATATGATGCCAAACTTGATATGCGAATGAATCAAGTTCAGGATCTTACCGCTTTTGAGATCGTAAATTACTGGTCCTATAATGATTTGGTATCCATATTTTTTAAATATGGAGAAGAAAAGTTTTCGAAACAAATTGCGCGAAAGATAGAAGCATATAGAAAGACAGAACAAATCCATACCACATACCAATTAGTGGAGATTATTAAAGACGGGATACCTGCTCCGGCACGAAGGAAAGGTGGTCATCCTGCAAAACGCATTTTTCAAGCATTACGCATTGCAGTGAATGATGAATTGAACGCATTCAATGATGCGCTCCATCAAGCTGCAAAAGCAATTGATATACATGGAAGAATCGTCGTCATTACGTTTCACTCTCTTGAAGATAGACTGTGTAAACAAGCGTTTAAAAAATGGAGTACGCCAAAGGAGATGCCAAGAAATTTACCAGTAATCCCTAAGGGTCATGAACCTCCTTTTAAACAAATTACCAGGAAGCCCATTGAGGCAAGTCACACTGAGTTGGAAACGAATCGACGGTCAAGATCGGCAAAATTGCGTATTAGTGAAAAAGTCAAGGAATGGAATGAAGAATTTACCTATGGGGAAGGGTGGACAAAATGA
- the rpmF gene encoding 50S ribosomal protein L32, which translates to MAVPKRRTSKKVKNQRRTHKKLHVPGMVECSNCGELTKPHHVCKSCGHYDGKEVVSS; encoded by the coding sequence AGAACTTCTAAAAAAGTGAAAAACCAACGCCGTACACATAAAAAATTACACGTACCTGGTATGGTAGAGTGTTCCAACTGTGGTGAATTAACAAAGCCACATCATGTTTGCAAATCATGCGGACATTATGACGGTAAGGAAGTTGTAAGTAGCTAA
- the mraZ gene encoding division/cell wall cluster transcriptional repressor MraZ: protein MFMGEFQHNIDTKGRIIVPSKFREELGASFVVTRGLDKCLFAYPMNEWKMLEEKLKKLPLTKKDARAFTRFFFSGAVECEVDKQGRINIPQSLRNYAALDKECVVIGVSNRIEFWASENWEDYFNDSEESFAEIAENLMDFDI from the coding sequence ATGTTCATGGGTGAATTCCAACATAACATTGATACAAAAGGTAGAATTATTGTCCCTTCCAAGTTTCGTGAAGAGCTTGGTGCGTCTTTTGTTGTGACCCGTGGACTTGATAAATGTCTGTTCGCTTATCCGATGAATGAATGGAAAATGCTAGAGGAAAAACTAAAGAAACTACCGTTAACCAAAAAAGATGCTAGGGCATTCACACGTTTTTTCTTCTCCGGAGCAGTGGAATGCGAAGTAGATAAACAGGGAAGAATAAACATTCCACAATCCCTTAGAAATTACGCGGCACTAGATAAAGAATGTGTCGTCATAGGTGTATCGAATCGAATTGAATTTTGGGCAAGCGAGAATTGGGAAGATTACTTCAATGATTCCGAGGAATCTTTCGCTGAGATTGCTGAAAACTTAATGGACTTTGATATTTGA
- a CDS encoding 2-dehydropantoate 2-reductase has translation MKIGVIGGGSIGLFISGWLSSVHHITIYVRRKEQKEKINKNGLFFSHYHKSFPVKSMLIEEMKSEDCLIICVKQPHVSGVISLIPTVNARIPLIFLQNGMGHIDSIKNRTQPVFLGVIEHGARRLSDTTVEHTGEGKVKLASFSNCGLNLYELASQLNQNGFPVEIAEDWSQLLAEKLIINAVINPLTALFGCLNEDVLRNPYIRKLANELCKEAALVLGLNYSEQWDRVEKITFSTGKNISSMLKDIRESQMTEIEAISGYLRKNTDKELPYTSFVYNCIKALEMKKGIN, from the coding sequence ATGAAAATCGGTGTTATCGGTGGAGGGTCCATTGGTTTATTTATAAGTGGATGGTTGAGTTCGGTCCATCATATAACTATTTATGTCCGACGTAAGGAACAAAAAGAAAAAATAAATAAAAATGGATTGTTTTTCTCCCATTACCATAAATCCTTTCCAGTGAAATCAATGCTTATAGAAGAAATGAAAAGCGAAGACTGTCTAATTATTTGTGTTAAACAACCACATGTTTCTGGTGTTATTTCATTGATACCTACTGTGAATGCACGTATTCCTTTAATCTTTCTGCAAAATGGGATGGGGCACATAGATAGTATTAAAAACAGGACGCAACCCGTTTTTCTTGGAGTTATTGAGCACGGAGCACGCAGGCTGAGTGATACAACTGTTGAGCACACTGGAGAAGGTAAAGTTAAATTGGCATCTTTTTCTAATTGTGGTCTAAATCTGTATGAGCTTGCAAGCCAATTAAACCAGAATGGTTTCCCCGTAGAAATCGCTGAGGATTGGTCGCAACTTCTAGCTGAAAAATTGATAATTAACGCTGTTATCAACCCTTTAACAGCTTTATTCGGTTGTTTAAATGAAGATGTATTACGTAATCCCTATATACGTAAACTTGCCAATGAATTATGTAAAGAAGCAGCGTTGGTATTGGGGTTAAATTATTCAGAGCAGTGGGATCGAGTCGAAAAGATAACGTTCAGCACAGGGAAAAATATATCTTCCATGCTGAAAGATATAAGGGAAAGCCAGATGACGGAAATAGAGGCCATATCCGGTTATTTACGAAAGAATACAGATAAAGAACTTCCATATACATCATTTGTCTATAACTGTATAAAAGCATTGGAAATGAAGAAAGGAATTAACTAG
- a CDS encoding N-acetyltransferase, whose translation MPNVNIEKLLINYKTLEEFKHFKEYGNQELSMVEDLQNNIVENDSESPFYGIYYGNNLVARMSLYRVKAKYDAYFEPPQDYLTLWKLEVLPSYQGKGYGKALVDFAKDHKLPIKTNPRINSHGFWEKMGFQKAHYDMERDLGENPLIWLPEGVQEQETTN comes from the coding sequence ATGCCAAATGTAAATATTGAAAAGCTTTTAATAAATTATAAAACATTGGAAGAATTTAAGCATTTTAAGGAATACGGAAATCAAGAATTATCCATGGTAGAAGACTTGCAAAATAATATCGTGGAAAATGACAGTGAATCTCCATTTTACGGAATTTACTATGGTAATAATCTTGTAGCTAGAATGAGTTTATATAGGGTTAAGGCCAAATATGATGCTTATTTCGAGCCGCCTCAAGACTACTTAACATTGTGGAAGTTAGAGGTTTTACCTAGTTATCAAGGTAAGGGATACGGGAAAGCATTGGTTGATTTTGCGAAAGACCATAAACTACCTATTAAAACAAACCCTCGTATTAACTCTCATGGTTTCTGGGAGAAAATGGGCTTTCAAAAAGCACATTATGATATGGAAAGAGACCTAGGAGAAAACCCGTTAATTTGGCTTCCGGAAGGCGTTCAAGAACAAGAAACTACCAATTAA
- a CDS encoding stage V sporulation protein D: MKRVSTITVKKRIVTVFLFGLLLVGVIVFRLGYVQFVLGEELMEKADESWSRDITFEADRGNILDRTGDVLAENVSAPSVMVVPRQIENPEETAEELADILGLSVDEAYGYLTENENIVRIHPEGRKISETQEEALRTLNIDGIYLAKDSKRHYPYDDNLAHVLGFTGIDNQGLMGLELYYDDNLSGEEGSLSYYSDAKGGRLDQLADSYTSPKDGLNLKTTIDSKVQTIIERELDLAESQYNPDQALAIAVNPKTGGVLGMSSRPTFNPENYQEVDASIFDRNLPIWSTYEPGSTFKIITLAAALEENIVDLEEDTFYDPGYIMVDDVRINSWKKGGHGEQTFLEVVRNSSNPGFVALGQKLGEEKLFSYIRNFGFGKKTGIDLQGEGNGILFNPEDIGPVELATTSFGQGVSVTPIQQVMAVAASINGGYLYEPHIAKEWVDSQTEETVEEFEPEVKERVISESTSEEIRYALESVVAQGTGRPAYVDGYRVGGKTGTAQKVGPDGGYMENNYVVSFMGFAPADDPEIVVYVAIDNPKDTVQFGGVVAAPIAGTIIDDSLRALEVEPRTSGPEKDVQWPEQPKVEVPDLLGLSKDELTEYMTNLSIETNGSGDYIIDQAPSPGTKVEEGSTMRIFLSDENDRE, from the coding sequence ATGAAGCGTGTATCCACTATCACTGTAAAAAAACGAATCGTTACTGTTTTTCTTTTTGGTCTATTATTAGTAGGTGTTATTGTTTTCCGTTTAGGGTATGTTCAATTTGTGCTCGGCGAGGAACTAATGGAAAAAGCGGACGAATCATGGAGCAGAGATATAACTTTTGAGGCTGATCGTGGTAATATACTTGACAGAACTGGAGATGTTTTGGCAGAGAATGTGTCAGCCCCTTCTGTTATGGTAGTACCAAGACAAATAGAGAACCCGGAAGAAACAGCAGAGGAACTGGCAGACATTTTAGGCTTGTCTGTAGATGAAGCTTACGGATATCTTACGGAAAATGAAAACATTGTTCGTATCCACCCGGAAGGAAGGAAGATTTCCGAAACTCAGGAAGAAGCACTTCGAACACTTAATATTGATGGTATTTATCTAGCCAAAGATTCAAAGCGTCATTATCCATATGATGATAACCTAGCACATGTCTTAGGGTTTACAGGTATTGACAATCAAGGATTGATGGGGCTGGAGCTTTACTACGATGATAACCTAAGTGGGGAAGAAGGAAGCTTGTCTTATTATTCCGATGCTAAAGGTGGAAGATTGGATCAGCTTGCGGATAGTTATACGTCACCCAAAGATGGCTTAAATTTAAAAACAACCATTGACTCAAAGGTACAAACCATTATCGAGCGTGAACTTGACTTGGCTGAATCTCAATACAATCCAGATCAAGCGCTTGCTATTGCTGTGAATCCGAAAACAGGTGGAGTCTTAGGAATGTCGTCAAGACCTACATTCAATCCAGAAAACTATCAAGAAGTGGATGCTTCTATATTTGATCGAAATTTGCCTATTTGGAGCACATATGAGCCGGGATCAACCTTTAAAATTATAACCTTAGCTGCAGCTTTAGAGGAAAATATTGTAGATTTAGAGGAAGATACATTCTATGATCCAGGTTATATTATGGTTGATGACGTTAGAATTAATTCATGGAAAAAAGGTGGGCATGGGGAGCAAACCTTCTTAGAAGTTGTTCGAAATTCCTCTAACCCTGGTTTTGTTGCGTTAGGACAAAAACTTGGAGAAGAAAAACTGTTTAGCTATATTCGAAACTTTGGTTTTGGTAAAAAAACAGGTATTGATCTACAGGGTGAAGGAAATGGGATCCTGTTCAATCCCGAAGACATCGGTCCGGTTGAATTAGCAACTACTTCTTTTGGTCAGGGAGTTTCCGTGACGCCTATTCAGCAAGTGATGGCTGTAGCAGCCAGCATAAATGGCGGTTATTTATACGAACCTCACATTGCCAAGGAATGGGTTGATTCGCAAACGGAAGAAACAGTAGAAGAGTTTGAACCAGAGGTAAAAGAACGGGTAATCTCAGAATCCACTTCAGAAGAAATTCGTTATGCATTAGAAAGTGTTGTTGCACAAGGGACAGGTAGACCTGCATATGTTGATGGATATCGAGTGGGTGGAAAAACAGGAACAGCACAAAAAGTTGGTCCTGATGGAGGTTATATGGAAAATAATTATGTGGTATCATTTATGGGTTTTGCCCCGGCAGATGATCCAGAAATAGTTGTATATGTTGCTATTGATAATCCTAAAGATACGGTTCAGTTCGGTGGTGTGGTAGCTGCCCCGATAGCCGGAACAATTATAGATGATAGCTTGCGCGCGTTGGAGGTTGAACCGCGGACAAGTGGCCCGGAAAAGGATGTTCAATGGCCAGAACAACCGAAAGTAGAAGTTCCTGATTTGCTCGGACTATCAAAGGATGAACTAACAGAATATATGACAAATTTATCCATTGAAACAAATGG
- the bshC gene encoding bacillithiol biosynthesis cysteine-adding enzyme BshC produces MRIDPVQLYKQNQLIYDYRNTSGQISYFFDYMPFGSSEQRINDLENRVFDRVGLVEVLHAMNEQWEAPDSTYHNIERLKEDNSVVVIGGQQAGLMTGPMYTINKIISIIQFARQQEANLDIPVIPVFWIAGEDHDLDEINHIYLPEATKMKKHKLIQHGFEKHSVSHIHMDAAESNAWLNDLFEQLTETQYTKELYETIKGCLDKSTTYVDFFARVIYQLFTEEGLVLIDSADPKVRQLESSYFIQLIENQNMISEGVYTAFSQLQQKGYSLSLDADPTDGHLFYHKNNERILLMRNNDGEWVGKQNEVRLTTEELITIAKTHPEHLSNNVVTRPLMQELLFPSLAFIGGPGEISYWAALKPAFHALNMKMPPVLPRLSMTYIDRNVEKSLKRFDIPAVEAVNQGIKDIKGHWLASKCNPPVEQVANEIKATIDKAHAPLRDIARDTRSDLGELADKNLYYLYRDIEYLEDRILKALQEKYAKELYEFDHINNVLRPYDGLQERIWNPFPLVNAYGIDFIKKITNASCSFEHDHYLVYM; encoded by the coding sequence ATGCGGATCGATCCGGTGCAATTATATAAACAAAACCAACTGATATATGATTATCGAAACACAAGTGGTCAAATAAGTTATTTTTTTGACTATATGCCTTTTGGAAGCAGTGAACAGCGAATAAATGACTTGGAAAATCGCGTCTTTGACCGCGTGGGATTAGTAGAGGTATTACATGCAATGAATGAGCAGTGGGAAGCTCCTGATTCAACCTATCATAATATAGAACGATTAAAAGAAGATAATAGCGTTGTTGTTATAGGCGGACAGCAGGCTGGGTTAATGACAGGGCCGATGTATACGATTAATAAAATTATTTCCATCATCCAATTTGCCAGACAACAGGAAGCTAATCTAGATATTCCTGTGATTCCCGTATTCTGGATTGCTGGAGAGGATCATGATTTAGATGAAATCAATCATATATACCTGCCGGAAGCAACAAAAATGAAAAAACATAAACTTATTCAACACGGGTTTGAGAAGCATTCTGTATCACATATACATATGGATGCGGCGGAGAGTAATGCATGGCTAAATGATCTGTTTGAGCAATTGACAGAAACACAATATACGAAAGAGTTATATGAAACAATCAAAGGATGTTTGGATAAATCTACTACTTATGTGGATTTCTTTGCACGTGTTATTTATCAATTATTTACCGAAGAGGGTTTAGTGCTAATTGATTCTGCAGATCCGAAAGTCCGTCAATTAGAAAGCAGTTATTTTATTCAATTAATTGAAAACCAAAACATGATAAGTGAAGGTGTGTATACTGCCTTTTCTCAATTACAGCAAAAAGGTTATTCCCTATCGCTGGATGCAGATCCTACTGATGGGCATCTTTTTTATCATAAAAATAATGAACGAATATTGCTTATGCGAAATAATGACGGGGAATGGGTAGGAAAGCAAAATGAAGTCCGTCTTACAACGGAGGAATTAATAACCATTGCAAAAACGCATCCTGAGCACTTGAGTAATAATGTTGTAACCCGACCTTTGATGCAGGAATTGCTATTTCCCTCATTAGCGTTTATAGGCGGACCTGGAGAGATAAGCTATTGGGCTGCATTAAAACCTGCTTTTCATGCTTTAAATATGAAAATGCCTCCTGTATTACCGAGACTTTCGATGACATATATCGATAGGAATGTAGAAAAGTCCTTAAAGCGATTTGACATTCCTGCAGTAGAAGCTGTCAACCAAGGTATAAAGGATATAAAAGGTCATTGGCTTGCGTCAAAGTGCAATCCACCGGTTGAACAAGTGGCCAATGAAATCAAAGCCACTATCGATAAAGCTCATGCTCCCTTAAGAGATATTGCTAGGGACACCCGCTCCGATTTAGGTGAGTTAGCAGATAAGAATTTATATTATCTTTATCGTGATATTGAATACCTTGAAGATCGAATTTTGAAAGCACTTCAGGAAAAGTATGCAAAGGAATTATATGAATTCGATCATATTAATAATGTACTGCGACCTTATGATGGTCTGCAGGAGCGAATCTGGAATCCCTTTCCCCTGGTCAATGCATATGGAATTGATTTTATAAAAAAGATAACAAACGCATCCTGTTCATTTGAACATGATCATTATCTTGTTTATATGTGA
- the ftsL gene encoding cell division protein FtsL produces MSANQARSWEQTEPIQTPNKERQVAVKVRKQGWITKGEKIIYSVVAACLIFAGIGMVSFSSSTDTLNREMQTLEQTVQNQEVTNEALLFEVKELSRPERITHIAKENGLQIQDAEVMQANAASTN; encoded by the coding sequence ATGAGTGCAAATCAAGCCAGAAGTTGGGAACAGACAGAACCGATACAAACACCAAATAAAGAACGGCAGGTTGCTGTTAAAGTACGAAAACAAGGATGGATAACCAAAGGTGAAAAAATTATATATTCGGTAGTAGCTGCTTGTTTAATATTTGCCGGGATAGGTATGGTTTCCTTCTCATCATCTACGGATACATTAAATCGAGAAATGCAAACATTAGAACAAACCGTGCAAAACCAAGAAGTAACAAATGAAGCCCTTCTATTTGAGGTGAAAGAATTAAGCAGACCAGAAAGAATTACACATATCGCAAAAGAAAATGGATTACAAATACAGGATGCGGAAGTAATGCAAGCAAACGCAGCTTCAACGAATTAA
- a CDS encoding penicillin-binding transpeptidase domain-containing protein: MRKNKTTHLMAGILILFFVAVFLVITGRFLYIQATGEIDDVSLEDWADEKRTSAYLLEAERGQIFDKNGMTLAYDRPTYRLYAIVDEAYSSDLESPDHVTDPQKTAELLAPILDMEASTVLDQLQSGIDGEQFQVEFGNAGKELSQQEKDEIEEMDLPGIKFEKEALRYYPNGMFASHIIGFARDAERETDEGETVREITGEVGMEKEMDELLSGQDGYISYHRDKYNKKLLDPNEVIQKPEDGDDVYLTIDQKIQTLLEDTLSQVEEEYDPERMTAVVMDPKTGEIVAMSNRPSYNPNNPTDVENWYNDVVSNPFEPGSTVKMFTWAAAIEEDVYNGDEEYKSGTYRPNEKIAPVHDHNHGEGWGTISYDEGFRRSSNVATANLLWEKLGAEKYLDYIDAFDLDKETGIDLPGEVSGEILYNWPLEKITTSFGQGSTVTPIQQMKAATAIANGGKMLQPYVVQEVVDPSTGEVITEKSPDVVGEPISEDTSEHVRNLLDSAVNGEDATGEKYKLKDYTVGGKTGTAQIPNPDGSGYANGREDHVFSFLGMAPIDDPELMMYVSVKQPELEDDESGTDPVSFVFNNVMESSLHYLNIDPDKDEDYSVEHVTLPQIVGTDASQTEEALTDQDLKVTTIGSGEVVAANVQEGDEVLPNDRILLVTDEPTMPNITGWSLREVQELADLTDLKIETFGNGYVETQNIEEGTLLKKDDYLGVELTPPNEDTSDDE, encoded by the coding sequence ATGAGAAAAAATAAAACAACTCACCTCATGGCAGGAATTTTAATCCTATTCTTTGTTGCCGTTTTTCTAGTTATAACAGGCAGGTTCTTGTATATACAGGCAACTGGTGAAATTGATGATGTTTCATTAGAAGATTGGGCTGATGAAAAGCGAACATCGGCTTATCTGTTAGAAGCAGAACGAGGACAAATTTTTGATAAAAATGGAATGACCTTAGCTTATGACAGACCAACATATCGATTATACGCAATCGTTGATGAAGCTTATTCAAGTGACTTAGAATCTCCGGATCATGTAACAGATCCCCAGAAAACGGCTGAATTACTGGCTCCCATATTAGATATGGAGGCGAGTACCGTATTAGACCAGCTGCAAAGTGGTATAGATGGGGAGCAGTTTCAAGTAGAGTTTGGCAACGCAGGAAAGGAACTATCACAGCAAGAAAAAGATGAGATTGAGGAAATGGATTTACCGGGAATTAAATTTGAAAAAGAAGCCCTTCGTTATTATCCAAATGGAATGTTTGCCTCTCATATTATAGGATTTGCCAGAGATGCGGAAAGAGAAACAGACGAAGGAGAAACCGTGAGAGAAATCACCGGTGAAGTTGGTATGGAAAAAGAAATGGATGAATTATTAAGTGGCCAAGATGGGTATATATCTTATCACCGTGACAAGTATAATAAAAAGCTATTGGATCCAAACGAGGTGATTCAAAAGCCTGAAGATGGTGATGATGTTTATTTAACCATTGATCAGAAGATACAGACCTTACTCGAGGATACGTTGTCTCAAGTAGAGGAGGAGTACGATCCGGAACGTATGACAGCAGTTGTGATGGACCCGAAAACGGGTGAAATTGTAGCGATGAGTAATCGACCAAGTTATAATCCCAATAACCCGACAGATGTGGAAAATTGGTATAATGATGTGGTTTCAAATCCGTTTGAACCAGGGTCTACCGTTAAAATGTTTACATGGGCTGCCGCAATCGAGGAAGACGTCTATAACGGGGATGAAGAATATAAGTCAGGTACGTACCGTCCTAATGAAAAAATAGCTCCGGTACATGATCACAACCACGGGGAGGGATGGGGAACCATCTCTTATGATGAAGGATTTAGACGTTCATCAAACGTAGCTACTGCCAATTTACTCTGGGAGAAGCTTGGAGCAGAAAAGTACTTAGACTATATAGATGCATTTGATTTGGATAAGGAAACAGGAATTGATTTACCCGGTGAAGTTTCAGGTGAAATTCTATATAATTGGCCGTTGGAGAAAATCACCACCTCGTTTGGCCAAGGTAGTACTGTGACTCCAATTCAGCAAATGAAAGCTGCAACAGCCATTGCAAATGGCGGAAAAATGCTTCAACCATACGTAGTTCAAGAAGTTGTGGATCCATCAACAGGAGAAGTGATTACAGAGAAATCACCGGATGTTGTAGGTGAACCAATCTCTGAGGATACTTCCGAGCATGTTAGAAATTTACTTGATTCTGCTGTGAATGGAGAAGACGCAACCGGCGAAAAATACAAACTGAAGGATTATACAGTTGGAGGCAAAACCGGTACTGCGCAGATACCTAATCCTGATGGGTCTGGTTATGCAAATGGACGTGAAGATCATGTATTTTCATTTTTGGGGATGGCTCCTATAGACGATCCGGAGCTAATGATGTATGTATCCGTCAAACAACCCGAATTGGAGGATGATGAGTCAGGTACGGATCCTGTTTCGTTTGTATTTAATAATGTTATGGAAAGTAGTTTACACTATTTGAATATCGATCCTGACAAAGATGAGGATTATTCCGTAGAGCATGTTACACTACCACAAATAGTAGGGACAGATGCTTCACAAACGGAAGAAGCGTTAACTGATCAAGACTTAAAGGTTACAACAATAGGATCAGGTGAAGTCGTAGCTGCCAATGTACAAGAAGGAGATGAGGTGCTTCCAAATGACCGTATTCTTTTAGTTACAGATGAACCGACAATGCCAAATATAACGGGTTGGTCATTGAGAGAAGTGCAGGAACTGGCAGATTTAACAGACTTAAAAATAGAAACATTTGGCAATGGGTATGTTGAAACACAAAATATTGAAGAGGGTACGTTACTTAAAAAAGACGACTATCTTGGAGTGGAATTAACTCCCCCGAATGAGGATACTAGTGACGATGAATAA